TTTCAGGAGCTTTTTCAGGAGCCTTTGGAGCCTCAGGAGCCTTTGGAGCTTCAGGAGCTTTTGGAGCCTCAGGAGCTTTTTCAGGAGCTGCTGGTGCTGGTGCAGGAGCTGGTGCTGGTGCCTCTGGCTTCTTTGGTTCCTCAGCCTTTTTGCATCCTAATGCGAAGCTAAAGGATACCATGAGAATTAAAGAAAGTACTAATGCCAATATTTTTTTCATCTTCTTTAGTCACCTCCTTTCTCATAGAGAATTTGAACTAAAAACTGAAATCCCTTTGACTTTATTTTTTTACCATTGGTTTTACCTTTTTGTCAACCCCTATATACTATTTATTATTTCACCACTACCCTGTGCCCTGTAAGGTTAATGATGAGTATAACAAGTGCTATTATTAAAAGTGCTAAAATTACAGCTAAACCTGCATCTCCTGCAATTTTTATTTCATCAATTTTTAGAGCAAGCTTATGCAGGGTTTGTTCATCAAGTGTTGAAAGCCTATCCATAATTTCTTTTTCAGAATAACCAAAATCTTTAAGTCTCTGGGAAACCATTTTCATCTCAAGAAATTTTTGAATTTTTTCCAGATCTTGAGTAGTAGAATTAAGAGTCATCTCTGAGGGAATAATTCCAGCACCCGATGATTGCACTGTTCCGATTACTAAAATCGCAACACTCAAGTAAATAACAAGAATTTTTTTCATCATAAGCACACCTCCGAAATGTTTGGAATTATTTAAAAACTTATAATCTCCTGAAAATCAAGAGATGATAAGTTTATTTAATTTTATTATCCTTCTTCAGTCATTTCATTTTTTAATGATGTCCTAAAGCTATTCTATAATTACTTCAAGCGGTGTTATATTCATAAGTCCATCTGCTACAGGACAACGGCTTTGTATTTCCTTAATAAATTCTTTCTTTTCAATATCTGTTAAAGCTGCATCTAATTTTACTTTGACAACAATTTTGTAAAATCCTGGTCTTGGTTGTTTAGATTTACCGAGTAATACATCATAATCAATTTCTCCTTCTACAGAAACATCAAAATTTTTTAATTCTATATTTTTTTGTTTAGCAATAATAACAGCCATTGAACAAATACAGCTACCAAGAGCAGCGAGCAAATGTTCAAGAGGAGTTATCCCTTTATTTTTTCCACCTGAATCTTCAGGTTGATCAACATAGATTATATGATTTCGGGCTTTTACCTCAATAAGAAAATTTTCAATCCATTTTGTGTCTACTTTAATTTTTTTTACCATAGCCATTTTATTCCCTCCTGTTTTTTATATTAAGTTTTTTAATTTTTTCAAGTGTATCCTGATAAATTTTAACTTTATCTGAATTGTCTTTTTCAATTTCTAATGCTTTTTTTACCATGTCTTCAGCTTCATCAAGATTTTTATTTTTTATGCAATAAATCCATGCCAGATTATTATAGGCATCAGCGAGTTTATCATTTTTTTTGATTGCTTTTTTATAGTAATCTTCTGCTTTGTCATATTCTCCCTGATTTAAATATAAATTTCCGAGAAAGAGTAATCCTCTCGCATCGGATTTTGAAGCTTCTTCATAATGTTTTTTAGCTTCTTCAATAAGTCCTTTTTTTTCATAGTTTAATCCGAGTTGAAGATGCTCTTGAGGAGTTAAAGGGTCGTGTAAAACAACAATTTGAGGCATACTGCAGCCTGTTATTATAATAAGGCAGATTGCTATTAGCAATTGTAACAGCATTGTGTAATTATATCATAAAATAGTTATAATTAATTCATGCCTTATTTTAATGTGTCCATTCCTCTTAAACTTAAGACACTTACTTATCAATATGATGAAGAACTAAATTTAAAAGGATTCGCTGTTCAGGTGCCGCTGAGAAACAGAGTTGTTGAAGGGATTG
The Thermodesulfovibrio yellowstonii DSM 11347 DNA segment above includes these coding regions:
- a CDS encoding tetratricopeptide repeat protein, with translation MPQIVVLHDPLTPQEHLQLGLNYEKKGLIEEAKKHYEEASKSDARGLLFLGNLYLNQGEYDKAEDYYKKAIKKNDKLADAYNNLAWIYCIKNKNLDEAEDMVKKALEIEKDNSDKVKIYQDTLEKIKKLNIKNRRE
- a CDS encoding OsmC family protein, whose translation is MAMVKKIKVDTKWIENFLIEVKARNHIIYVDQPEDSGGKNKGITPLEHLLAALGSCICSMAVIIAKQKNIELKNFDVSVEGEIDYDVLLGKSKQPRPGFYKIVVKVKLDAALTDIEKKEFIKEIQSRCPVADGLMNITPLEVIIE
- a CDS encoding PA2779 family protein, which gives rise to MMKKILVIYLSVAILVIGTVQSSGAGIIPSEMTLNSTTQDLEKIQKFLEMKMVSQRLKDFGYSEKEIMDRLSTLDEQTLHKLALKIDEIKIAGDAGLAVILALLIIALVILIINLTGHRVVVK
- a CDS encoding lipoprotein; translation: MKKILALVLSLILMVSFSFALGCKKAEEPKKPEAPAPAPAPAPAAPEKAPEAPKAPEAPKAPEAPKAPEKAPEKPAEKKK